The Qipengyuania oceanensis genome includes the window GGAATGCAGCGCACATCGACCATGTCCAGATCACGGTCGCGGAAACGGTCGGGCTGGAAAGCCGGGTGGCGTATTACGACGACAGCGGCGCATTGCGCGACATGGTGCAGAACCACATGCTCCAGCTGCTCGCCCTGGTCGCGATGGAGCCGCCGAGCGATTTCGACGCAACCGCGGTGCGCGACGAGAAGGTCAAGGTGCTGCGCGCGCTACGCGAAGTGCAGAACGGCGAGACGGTTACCGGGCAGTATCGCGCTGGCGCGATCGGCGGCGAGGCAGTGCCGGGATACGACGACGAGCTGGGCAAGGACAGCGACACCGAGACCTTCGTCGCGATCAAGGCGCATGTCGACAACTGGCGCTGGAAGGGCGTGCCCTTCTACCTTCGGACCGGCAAGCGCCTGCCCGAGCGCGTTACCGAAATCGTGGTGCAGTTCCGCTGTGTCCCGCACTCGATCTTTGCCGGTGACAAGAAGGGCCACGGCGGCGCGAAGCTGCAGCCCAACCGACTGGTCATCGGCATCCAGCCCGAGGAGAACATCTCGCTCACGCTGATGGCCAAGGTCCCCGGCCTCGATCGCGAAGGCATTCGCCTGCGCCCGGTGCCGCTGGATATCGCCATGCCCGATGCCTTTTCCGGGGCGGTCCGGCGGATCGCCTACGAACGGCTTCTGCTCGACCTCATCGAAGGCGATCAGACGCTCTTCGTGCGGCGCGACGAGGTCGAGGCGCAATGGCAATGGGTAGACCACATTCGCGACCTGTGGCGGGCCAACGCGACTGCGCCCAGGACCTACACGGCGGGCAGCTGGGGCCCGTCTGCAGCGATCGCGCTGGCCGAACGCGACGGAGTGAGCTGGCATGAGTGATCTCTCGAGCGTCGACGGACTTGTCGAGCGTCTCCAGCAGCTGCACCAGCGGACGCAGGAAACGCCTCTTTTCAATCCGGTCTTCCAGCTCGCGCACGACCTATCGCGCCAGTTGGAAGGGGGCGAGATCGACCTCGATCGTATCGATTCCCTCATTGCCGAGCTCGAATGCGAAGCGCTTCAGAGCCGCGCTCGGCGGCTGCGCCGGATGGTCGGCCCGATCGGACGCGAGCACGACTGGATCGGGGAAGCCGCCGACTTCGCCGAGTTTCGCGACCGCTGGGAGACGCCCCAGCTCCACGCCGTGTTCACCGCGCACCCGACCTTTCTGCTCACGCCGGAGCAGATCGCCTCGATCGCCGATGCGGCGGAAGGTGACGACGACATCGGGCAGAACGCCTGCGTGGCGCCGCACGACCGGCCAGCGATCACGCTCGATTTCGAACACCGGCGCGCCATGCGCGCGATCGCCCATGCACAGGATGCGCGCGACGCGATGGTCGCCCGCCTGATCGAGCAGGCACGCGAGAACTGGCCTTCGGACTGGCAGGATTTCGCCCCGCAGCCTTTCCGCTTCGCAAGCTGGGTTGGCTACGACATGGACGGGCGCACCGACATCAAGTGGTACACCTCGATCGCCTTCCGACTGTCGGAAAAGGCAGAGCGGCTGGCCCGTTACGCCACCACCCTCGAAGCGATCGACGCGGGCCACCCGCTCCTCCCCAGGCTGCGCGACGCGG containing:
- the zwf gene encoding glucose-6-phosphate dehydrogenase, coding for MDFTADRLLLFGATGDLAQRMLLPSLCALHADDLLRPDLKIIGTARSDLDDAGFRDFARDALEKHLPENRRGSMDDFLGRLFYQPLDATTLDGYTLLAEKVGQSESGLAIFLSTAPSLFEPTIKGLQHAGLTGENVRMCLEKPLGIDLESSCEINDAVAEAFPEERIFRIDHYLGKETVQNLLALRFANIMFEPLWNAAHIDHVQITVAETVGLESRVAYYDDSGALRDMVQNHMLQLLALVAMEPPSDFDATAVRDEKVKVLRALREVQNGETVTGQYRAGAIGGEAVPGYDDELGKDSDTETFVAIKAHVDNWRWKGVPFYLRTGKRLPERVTEIVVQFRCVPHSIFAGDKKGHGGAKLQPNRLVIGIQPEENISLTLMAKVPGLDREGIRLRPVPLDIAMPDAFSGAVRRIAYERLLLDLIEGDQTLFVRRDEVEAQWQWVDHIRDLWRANATAPRTYTAGSWGPSAAIALAERDGVSWHE